A stretch of the Sphingobacterium thalpophilum genome encodes the following:
- a CDS encoding NuoI/complex I 23 kDa subunit family protein encodes MIFKTASHAFRTAIKGLSLTVRHLFGARRSRQELNIKKDNYFDNQDGIVTVQYPAEKMPIPDVARYQLQVDIDDCIVCDLCAKACPVDCIEIESIKSPEAIGKTSDGSVKRLYPAKFNIDMAKCMYCGLCTVVCPTECITMTNEYDRSSQKLTDLIYGFSDMTEEQVAQRKAEWTRYQAEKEAAKQK; translated from the coding sequence ATGATATTTAAAACGGCTTCCCATGCATTTCGTACGGCGATCAAAGGTTTGTCTTTGACGGTCAGGCACTTGTTTGGCGCACGGCGTTCCCGTCAGGAGCTAAATATCAAAAAGGATAACTATTTTGACAATCAGGATGGCATTGTCACGGTACAGTATCCTGCCGAAAAGATGCCTATACCCGATGTTGCGCGTTATCAGCTGCAGGTTGACATCGACGACTGCATCGTGTGTGACTTGTGTGCCAAGGCCTGTCCCGTAGACTGTATTGAAATCGAATCGATCAAATCGCCTGAAGCCATTGGCAAGACCTCGGATGGCAGTGTCAAACGCCTTTATCCAGCCAAATTTAATATTGACATGGCCAAATGCATGTACTGCGGGCTATGCACCGTCGTCTGTCCGACTGAATGCATTACGATGACCAACGAATACGACCGCAGTTCACAAAAGCTAACCGACCTGATCTATGGTTTCTCGGATATGACCGAAGAACAGGTGGCCCAGCGAAAAGCGGAGTGGACTCGATATCAAGCTGAAAAGGAGGCAGCAAAACAGAAGTAA
- the nuoH gene encoding NADH-quinone oxidoreductase subunit NuoH has translation MLHILVPIAIFTFIAAFTLFAVYAERKIAGFVQDRLGPMETGKYGSLQTIADILKLLQKELITPASADKILFRIAPIIIFVAVFTGFAVIPWAKDFIPANTHTGLFFIMAIISIDALGILMAGWGSNNKYSLLGSMRAIAQMVSYEIPVGLSLITVVMLTQTLNLNEITIDQGIATNGSIKFLGFWEVNEIGGIFAWNIFQAPHLIVTYIIFFIATLAECNRAPFDIPEAESELVGGFHTEYGGIQFAFIFLAEYAMMFLVSMLGVVLFLGGWNTPLPNIGALRLADWTSGLVWGIFWTLAKSLFIVGIQMWIRWTLPRLRADQLMSLCWKVLTPLAFLCMAISAIWRILIIA, from the coding sequence ATACTACATATCTTGGTTCCCATTGCTATCTTCACCTTTATAGCAGCATTTACCTTATTTGCAGTATATGCCGAACGCAAAATTGCCGGATTTGTCCAGGACCGTCTCGGCCCAATGGAAACGGGGAAATACGGCAGTCTACAAACGATAGCAGATATCCTCAAGCTGCTCCAAAAGGAACTGATAACCCCTGCTTCAGCAGACAAAATTCTGTTCCGCATAGCCCCGATCATCATCTTTGTAGCGGTATTTACAGGCTTTGCAGTCATCCCATGGGCCAAAGATTTTATACCGGCAAATACCCATACCGGTCTGTTTTTTATCATGGCGATAATCTCCATTGATGCATTAGGCATTCTGATGGCGGGCTGGGGATCAAACAATAAATATTCCTTACTGGGTTCCATGCGGGCTATCGCCCAGATGGTTTCCTATGAAATACCTGTCGGTCTTTCCCTGATTACTGTTGTCATGCTTACACAGACTCTGAATCTCAATGAAATAACGATAGACCAGGGTATTGCTACCAACGGCAGTATCAAGTTTCTGGGTTTTTGGGAGGTGAATGAGATCGGTGGCATTTTTGCATGGAATATTTTTCAGGCCCCCCACTTGATCGTCACATACATTATCTTTTTCATTGCTACACTGGCCGAATGCAACCGTGCGCCTTTTGATATTCCCGAAGCGGAATCCGAATTGGTCGGCGGCTTTCATACAGAATATGGGGGTATACAATTCGCCTTTATCTTTCTGGCTGAATATGCAATGATGTTTCTGGTATCCATGCTGGGGGTAGTCCTTTTTCTTGGTGGTTGGAACACACCGTTGCCCAATATCGGTGCGCTGCGGCTCGCCGACTGGACCAGTGGTCTGGTCTGGGGAATCTTTTGGACTCTGGCCAAGTCACTATTTATTGTTGGAATACAAATGTGGATTCGCTGGACACTGCCGCGTCTTCGCGCAGATCAGCTGATGAGTCTTTGCTGGAAGGTGCTGACACCCTTGGCCTTTCTCTGCATGGCTATTTCCGCGATCTGGAGAATCTTAATTATTGCGTAA
- a CDS encoding citrate synthase, giving the protein MSDKASINLDGTSYDLPVIVGTENEKAVDISKLRDQSGFITLDPGYKNTGATKSAITFLDGEKGILRYRGYPIEQLAEKSTFLEVAYLLIYGELPKKEVLEKFRADIKKQMMIHEDMKNFFAGFPSKSHPMGQLSCLVGALSAFYPESLNPNLTDEEEDQTIINLLAKMPTIVSWIQKKSLGHPVVYPKNNLGYIDNFLNMLFGEVNDEKTFDPVVIDAMHKLLILHADHEQNCSTSTVRIVGSSNANLYASVASGINALWGPLHGGANQAVIEMLEAIKNDGGDAEKYLAKAKDKNDPFRLMGFGHRVYKNFDPRAKIIKKACDDILEKLGVQDPVLDIAKKLEEAALNDQYFIDRKLYPNVDFYSGIIYRALGFKADMFTVLFALGRLPGWIAQWKEMRENKEPIGRPRQVYVGHTERDYVEFANR; this is encoded by the coding sequence ATGTCAGATAAAGCATCTATAAATTTAGACGGCACTTCTTATGACCTTCCAGTCATTGTCGGTACTGAAAATGAAAAAGCAGTTGATATTTCCAAATTAAGAGATCAAAGCGGATTTATTACCTTAGACCCGGGATACAAAAATACGGGCGCCACTAAAAGTGCGATTACCTTCCTAGACGGCGAAAAAGGAATATTGAGATATAGAGGTTATCCTATCGAGCAATTAGCAGAAAAATCCACTTTCTTAGAAGTAGCTTATCTATTGATCTATGGAGAGCTTCCGAAAAAAGAGGTGCTCGAAAAATTCAGAGCTGACATCAAAAAACAAATGATGATCCACGAAGACATGAAAAATTTCTTCGCCGGATTCCCATCTAAATCCCACCCTATGGGACAGCTGTCCTGCCTGGTCGGTGCACTATCTGCATTTTATCCTGAATCTTTAAATCCTAATTTAACAGACGAAGAAGAAGATCAGACGATCATCAATTTACTGGCTAAGATGCCGACTATCGTATCATGGATCCAAAAGAAATCTTTGGGCCATCCAGTTGTATACCCTAAAAACAACTTAGGTTACATCGACAACTTCCTAAACATGCTATTCGGCGAAGTGAACGATGAAAAAACATTCGATCCAGTCGTTATCGATGCCATGCACAAACTACTTATTCTGCATGCTGACCATGAGCAGAACTGTTCGACATCCACTGTACGTATCGTAGGCTCTTCAAATGCCAACCTTTATGCTTCTGTTGCTTCCGGTATCAATGCCTTATGGGGTCCATTGCACGGTGGTGCAAACCAGGCAGTGATCGAAATGCTTGAAGCAATCAAAAATGACGGTGGCGACGCTGAAAAGTACCTGGCGAAAGCCAAAGATAAAAACGATCCTTTCCGTCTGATGGGATTTGGACATCGTGTGTACAAAAACTTTGATCCACGTGCCAAGATCATCAAAAAAGCATGTGACGATATTCTGGAAAAACTAGGTGTTCAGGATCCTGTATTGGATATCGCTAAAAAACTAGAAGAAGCGGCATTGAACGATCAGTATTTCATCGACAGAAAATTATATCCAAACGTTGATTTCTATTCGGGTATCATCTATCGTGCATTAGGGTTCAAAGCGGATATGTTCACTGTATTATTTGCGTTAGGCCGTCTTCCGGGATGGATCGCGCAATGGAAAGAGATGCGTGAGAACAAAGAGCCGATCGGTCGTCCTAGACAAGTATACGTTGGCCATACAGAACGTGACTACGTTGAATTTGCAAATCGCTAA
- a CDS encoding SPFH domain-containing protein: MGLFNLFNNQLSEVIEWKNQDPRLLWYKFPSERNEIKNSSKLILAPGQGCILVYEGKSEDLLTEPGTYNLETDNHPFFTTLARLRQNFESEHKLYIYFFRTAAIVNQSWGTGNPIKYIDPQYNLPVELGLNGTFSYLITDPVHFYTNIVANQYTVDTAAIQEIINNRIPQQIISSIGQKKLGYNEIDSQLSSLSADIKTAIEHEFKDLGLHITDFKILGTQFDTNTQRRIGEIADLSTQNQAASQAGLSYVELEKLRALRDAAKNEGGLAGVGAQLGVGMELGKQFNLEKDQIKDSIQQEGDFVEKLQKLQLLLRENIITQEEFDTLKKQILNKI, encoded by the coding sequence ATGGGACTATTCAATCTTTTTAACAACCAGCTATCTGAGGTCATTGAGTGGAAAAATCAGGACCCGCGATTATTATGGTATAAATTTCCATCCGAAAGAAATGAGATCAAAAACTCCAGCAAGCTGATTCTCGCTCCCGGGCAAGGCTGTATTCTGGTCTACGAAGGAAAGAGTGAAGACCTGCTCACCGAGCCGGGAACATACAACTTAGAAACGGACAATCATCCGTTTTTTACAACGCTGGCGAGGCTCAGGCAAAACTTTGAGTCGGAGCACAAACTATATATATATTTTTTCCGTACAGCAGCGATCGTCAACCAGTCCTGGGGAACAGGAAACCCGATAAAATATATCGATCCTCAGTACAACCTTCCTGTAGAACTGGGGCTTAACGGTACTTTTTCCTACCTCATCACAGATCCTGTACATTTCTACACGAATATTGTCGCCAATCAATATACAGTCGACACCGCGGCCATTCAGGAGATTATCAACAACCGCATTCCGCAGCAGATCATCAGCAGCATCGGACAGAAAAAACTGGGGTATAATGAAATTGACAGCCAACTCTCAAGTCTGTCTGCCGACATAAAAACCGCGATCGAACACGAATTCAAAGACCTTGGTCTGCACATCACGGACTTCAAGATCCTAGGTACTCAGTTTGACACTAACACCCAGCGCCGCATTGGTGAAATTGCTGACCTGAGCACCCAAAATCAGGCGGCTTCACAGGCGGGCCTCAGCTATGTGGAGCTCGAAAAATTGCGTGCACTTCGGGATGCAGCCAAAAATGAAGGCGGGCTGGCAGGAGTAGGTGCCCAACTGGGGGTGGGCATGGAATTGGGCAAGCAGTTCAACCTGGAAAAAGACCAGATCAAAGACAGCATCCAACAAGAAGGAGACTTTGTCGAAAAACTGCAAAAACTACAGTTGCTGCTACGCGAAAATATCATCACTCAGGAGGAGTTTGATACCCTCAAAAAACAGATCTTAAATAAAATATAA
- a CDS encoding BlaI/MecI/CopY family transcriptional regulator yields MEKLTAQEEQAMQSIWALNGGFIKEILDNIKGEKMPYTTLASTVKNLERKDFVKAVRYANAKRYEPIVSEQDYKAKFMNSFVGDYFKNSYKEMVSFFVKEEKLTADELKEIMDMIKDTKSK; encoded by the coding sequence ATGGAAAAATTAACAGCACAGGAAGAGCAGGCAATGCAATCCATATGGGCGCTCAACGGAGGTTTTATCAAAGAGATACTGGACAACATCAAAGGCGAGAAGATGCCTTATACCACATTGGCTTCTACCGTCAAGAATTTAGAGCGCAAGGACTTTGTGAAAGCGGTAAGGTATGCGAATGCCAAGCGTTATGAGCCTATTGTCAGCGAACAGGATTACAAAGCAAAGTTCATGAATTCCTTTGTGGGCGATTATTTTAAAAACTCGTATAAGGAGATGGTTTCTTTTTTTGTAAAGGAAGAAAAGTTGACCGCGGATGAGCTCAAGGAGATAATGGATATGATCAAAGACACTAAATCCAAATAG
- a CDS encoding M56 family metallopeptidase: MESLLTYILQVNLLLAMIYIGYTGLLKRLTFYTLNRAYFLIGGIFAFVYPFLDLRSLLLQRGLDMGVVGEQISFYITKPEVQDRLTLAGLIEIVFMVGAVILLLKFLLQLMSLLRIHMHSTADQWRTYFFRNVLIPIVPFSFLNKIYVNKQQHLDAELHDIFKHEDIHVKGLHSVDILLFEMILVCCWYNPFVWLLRRAIRQNLEFLTDQRVLDKGIDRQTYQYSLLNVSKKGTSIGLSNQFNFKLLKRRIMMMNKKRSSKIELSKYGFLLPLFLLAGAAFTVSRAEHSIEGVVRQANETPLIALPQVNPLDSLPDRLPAHTGTLQKKEPAADTVKNDAVRHVAGENNDKASGLKLVGLAGHDPLLMLDNVVIDREKLNALDPNTIESISVLKDKSATAIYGEKGEKGVVLITTKTGKSAAAGSVHGKVSGLFLQSDSTRTTKVKTVGIPTNVLYVIDGVKASPEEIKELSPNDIEHIHVIKDATAQVKYGRDGKNGVIEVTTKKWARQHPDKAGKSDSRLHTEGKTAEDVVKVIGYKKNDEGDKGGTVTVEGRPGTAMNTGAAAPFAAKTAKGVFVSPGKEGKTVWLGRQSAIGKPLIVVDGKVESVKLDDLKPSDIQSVEVLKDGAATARFGAAGDKGVIMVTTKKKAAGIKKAEEAAETLDGKTK, translated from the coding sequence ATGGAAAGCTTACTGACCTACATCCTACAAGTCAATCTTTTGCTTGCGATGATCTACATCGGTTATACTGGACTCCTGAAGAGGTTGACGTTCTATACCTTGAATAGAGCCTATTTTTTGATCGGGGGCATATTTGCTTTCGTGTATCCCTTTTTGGATCTTAGGTCTCTTTTGCTGCAGCGCGGGCTGGATATGGGCGTGGTCGGTGAGCAGATTTCATTCTATATCACAAAGCCGGAGGTACAGGACAGATTGACGCTGGCCGGGCTCATAGAAATCGTTTTTATGGTAGGCGCAGTTATACTGCTGTTGAAATTTCTATTGCAGCTCATGAGCTTACTGCGGATTCATATGCATTCTACAGCAGACCAATGGCGGACTTATTTTTTCCGGAACGTATTGATTCCTATCGTTCCCTTTTCCTTCCTGAATAAAATCTATGTCAACAAGCAGCAGCATCTGGACGCGGAGCTGCACGATATTTTTAAGCATGAGGATATTCATGTGAAAGGCCTTCACAGTGTGGATATTTTATTGTTTGAAATGATATTGGTGTGTTGTTGGTACAATCCTTTCGTCTGGCTGCTGCGCAGGGCCATTCGCCAAAATTTGGAGTTCCTGACTGATCAACGGGTGCTCGATAAAGGAATTGACCGCCAAACGTACCAATATAGCCTATTGAATGTGTCCAAAAAGGGCACTTCAATAGGATTGAGCAATCAATTTAATTTTAAACTATTAAAACGTCGCATTATGATGATGAATAAAAAAAGGTCGTCCAAAATAGAGTTGAGCAAGTATGGCTTTCTACTCCCGTTGTTTCTGCTTGCAGGAGCCGCATTCACGGTCAGCAGGGCGGAGCATAGCATCGAAGGGGTAGTCAGGCAGGCGAATGAAACCCCACTGATTGCGCTGCCCCAGGTGAATCCATTGGATTCTTTGCCTGACAGGTTGCCCGCTCACACTGGAACGCTACAAAAAAAGGAGCCGGCCGCAGATACGGTGAAGAATGATGCCGTTCGTCATGTTGCTGGAGAAAATAACGATAAAGCGAGCGGATTAAAGTTAGTTGGTTTGGCTGGTCATGATCCCTTGCTGATGCTGGATAATGTGGTGATCGACAGAGAAAAGTTGAATGCGCTGGACCCGAATACAATTGAATCCATATCGGTTCTGAAAGATAAATCGGCAACTGCCATATATGGCGAGAAAGGTGAAAAGGGAGTCGTCTTGATTACAACGAAGACCGGCAAAAGTGCTGCTGCCGGCAGCGTGCATGGTAAGGTTTCGGGCCTTTTCCTTCAGAGCGATTCTACGCGTACGACAAAGGTGAAAACCGTAGGCATACCTACTAACGTTCTATATGTCATCGATGGTGTGAAAGCAAGTCCGGAGGAAATAAAAGAGCTGTCTCCCAACGATATTGAACATATACATGTTATTAAGGATGCTACCGCACAGGTAAAATATGGTCGGGACGGCAAAAATGGCGTCATCGAAGTAACGACAAAGAAATGGGCCAGACAACATCCGGATAAAGCCGGTAAAAGCGATAGCCGATTGCATACTGAAGGTAAGACCGCGGAAGATGTGGTGAAAGTAATCGGCTATAAAAAAAATGACGAAGGAGATAAAGGTGGTACAGTGACAGTGGAGGGAAGACCCGGGACCGCGATGAACACTGGTGCTGCAGCTCCATTTGCTGCGAAAACAGCCAAAGGCGTGTTCGTCTCGCCGGGAAAGGAAGGCAAGACCGTATGGCTTGGCAGGCAATCTGCAATAGGGAAGCCATTGATCGTGGTCGATGGCAAGGTGGAGTCCGTGAAATTAGATGATCTCAAACCTTCGGATATCCAGTCGGTGGAGGTGCTTAAAGACGGGGCTGCGACAGCGCGATTTGGTGCAGCTGGCGATAAGGGTGTTATTATGGTCACCACGAAGAAAAAAGCTGCCGGGATAAAAAAAGCAGAAGAAGCTGCTGAAACTTTGGATGGGAAGACAAAGTAA
- the pth gene encoding aminoacyl-tRNA hydrolase encodes MNFLIVGLGNIGSEYADTRHNIGFMVADELVRQAGASFSLLKLAYYSEFKQRGHNVTVIKPTTYMNLSGKAVNYYMQQCKVPIQHVLVVVDDLAIPFGSLRMKPKGSSAGHNGLKSIEQLCGGQVYPRLRFGIGDNYPKGRQVDYVLGPFDKEEQAELPALIDHAVKMIQSFVNIGIELTMTNLNTK; translated from the coding sequence ATGAACTTCCTCATCGTCGGATTGGGCAACATTGGCAGTGAATATGCCGATACGAGACATAACATCGGTTTTATGGTAGCCGATGAGCTTGTCAGACAAGCTGGCGCCAGTTTCTCGTTATTAAAACTGGCGTATTACAGTGAATTTAAACAAAGGGGACACAACGTCACGGTTATTAAGCCGACCACCTATATGAATTTAAGCGGCAAAGCGGTCAATTATTATATGCAGCAGTGCAAAGTTCCCATTCAGCATGTGCTGGTCGTCGTGGACGACCTGGCCATTCCATTTGGTTCATTACGGATGAAGCCCAAGGGCAGCAGTGCGGGCCACAACGGTCTTAAATCCATCGAGCAACTGTGTGGTGGCCAGGTGTATCCACGGCTGCGCTTTGGTATCGGCGATAATTACCCCAAAGGCAGACAGGTGGATTATGTGCTGGGACCTTTTGACAAAGAAGAGCAGGCAGAATTACCAGCATTAATTGATCATGCGGTAAAAATGATCCAGAGTTTTGTCAACATCGGGATTGAGCTGACCATGACCAATCTAAATACAAAGTAA
- a CDS encoding 50S ribosomal protein L25/general stress protein Ctc: MKSIAISGSVRQNVGKRDAKELRYQGLVPAVLYGGKEQTALSVSAADLKAVLYTADVIFIDLNIDGQTKRAIVQDAQFHPLTDQVTHVDFLELFDDKEVSLNIPIKLTGTSPGVKMGGKLVQKLRKLRVKALPANLPQEIEVPMESLEVGKSYRVAQVQLENAKVLNNADDTIVSVIMSRALRQAEQEAAKAAKGGKK, translated from the coding sequence ATGAAATCAATTGCTATTAGCGGTTCTGTAAGACAGAACGTAGGGAAAAGAGATGCAAAAGAATTGCGTTACCAAGGTTTAGTACCGGCAGTGCTTTACGGAGGTAAAGAACAAACCGCTCTTTCTGTATCCGCAGCTGATTTGAAAGCAGTTCTTTATACGGCTGATGTTATCTTCATTGACTTAAACATCGACGGACAGACAAAAAGAGCTATCGTTCAAGACGCACAATTCCACCCATTGACTGACCAGGTTACTCACGTTGACTTTTTGGAATTATTTGATGACAAAGAAGTATCATTAAATATTCCTATCAAATTGACAGGAACTTCTCCAGGCGTTAAAATGGGGGGTAAACTAGTTCAAAAATTGCGTAAATTGCGCGTAAAAGCATTACCTGCAAACTTGCCACAAGAAATCGAGGTACCAATGGAATCCTTAGAAGTTGGTAAATCATACCGTGTGGCTCAGGTTCAGCTGGAAAATGCAAAAGTATTAAACAACGCTGATGATACTATCGTATCCGTAATCATGTCACGTGCATTGCGTCAAGCTGAACAAGAAGCAGCTAAAGCAGCTAAAGGTGGTAAAAAATAA
- a CDS encoding ribose-phosphate pyrophosphokinase: MPLQFNTVKLFAGSGTTELAEKIAQSYGKPLGDKTLSRFSDGEIQPFYNESVRGSDVFIIQSTNQPTDNLLELLLMTDAAKRASAHYITAVVPYFGFARQDRKDKPRVAIGAKMIANLLTAAGIHRIMTMDLHAAQIQGFFDIPVDHLDGSIIFVPYIKSLKLPNLTIASPDMGGSYRARTFAKFFNAEVVICDKRRKRANEIESMSIIGDVTDQDVVLIDDICDTAGTLSKAAALIMENGARSVRAVCTHAVLSGKAYETIENSALSEMIVTDTIQLDPVKAKQSTKIKVLSTADLFAKAIKSVNQHTSISDLFEVE; this comes from the coding sequence ATGCCTTTGCAATTCAACACGGTTAAACTATTTGCAGGTTCTGGCACCACAGAACTAGCCGAAAAAATCGCACAATCTTACGGGAAGCCTCTTGGAGACAAAACATTATCACGTTTTAGTGACGGTGAGATTCAGCCATTCTACAACGAATCGGTTCGTGGAAGCGATGTATTCATCATCCAGTCGACCAATCAGCCCACTGACAATCTTCTCGAATTATTGTTGATGACTGATGCGGCCAAAAGAGCTTCAGCGCATTACATCACGGCCGTAGTTCCTTACTTCGGTTTCGCAAGACAGGACCGAAAAGACAAACCGAGAGTTGCCATCGGCGCAAAAATGATCGCCAATCTGCTGACAGCAGCTGGAATCCACCGTATCATGACGATGGACCTACATGCAGCGCAGATCCAAGGTTTTTTCGATATTCCTGTTGATCACCTTGATGGATCCATCATCTTTGTCCCTTACATCAAATCCTTAAAGCTTCCCAATTTAACAATTGCATCGCCGGACATGGGCGGATCCTATAGAGCACGTACCTTTGCCAAATTTTTCAATGCAGAAGTTGTTATCTGTGACAAACGCCGTAAGCGTGCCAATGAAATCGAATCGATGTCCATCATTGGTGATGTCACTGACCAGGATGTGGTCCTGATCGACGATATCTGTGACACAGCAGGCACGCTTTCAAAGGCAGCGGCCCTGATCATGGAAAACGGAGCACGCTCTGTACGGGCAGTTTGTACGCACGCCGTGTTATCGGGCAAAGCCTACGAGACTATCGAAAACTCGGCCCTGTCCGAAATGATTGTAACAGATACGATTCAGCTGGATCCTGTGAAAGCCAAACAGTCAACAAAAATTAAAGTATTATCTACCGCTGACCTGTTTGCAAAAGCAATCAAAAGCGTAAATCAGCATACATCGATCTCCGATCTGTTCGAAGTCGAGTAA